In the genome of Ptychodera flava strain L36383 chromosome 13, AS_Pfla_20210202, whole genome shotgun sequence, one region contains:
- the LOC139148169 gene encoding lactase-like protein: protein MGHVFPRTRQCQNNDNGDVACDSYNKWKEDVELLEDMKVKNYRFSISWARILPDGKMDNVNEAGVSYYNNLINDLVAAGIEPYVTLYHWDLPQALVDSYGGWLGEEIVDDFGDYARLCYDRFGDRVKYWITLNEPYIVAQLGYEYGVHAPGVSSNGSKTYIVSHNLIKSHAKAWHIYNDDFRSTQNGLIGITFNSDWFEPENRNKQADLDASERMMQFMLGWYAHPIFLGDYPEVMKTRIAELSEQQGLPESRLPEFTTAEKENIKDTSDFFGLNHYTSRLVNTETNDTLNPPGWDKDHGVNRFTGENWPRAESEWLYSVPWGIRRLLVWIKEEYGNPPVYVTENGFSTADIDDLNDQGRIDYYKSYINEVLKATIVDKVDVQAYTAWSLMDNFEWAEGYTERFGIHYVDFNDDERPRSQKESAKEYARIVANNGFERDVSDDSTQHFGSSVFISGVLLYHLCKFLL from the exons ATGGGACACGTTTTCCCACGAACCAGGCAATGTCAAAACAACGACAATGGCGATGTTGCCTGCGACAGTTACAACAAGTGGAAGGAAGATGTAGAGCTCTTAGAAGACATGAAAGTTAAGAACTATAGGTTCTCGATTAGTTGGGCCAGAATTTTACCTGATGGTAAAATGGATAATGTGAACGAAGCTGGAGTTAGCTACTACAATAATTTGATCAATGATCTCGTTGCTGCTGGCATCGAACCGTACGTGACTCTCTATCACTGGGACTTGCCACAAGCTCTTGTCGATAGTTATGGCGGGTGGCTTGGGGAAGAAATCGTCGACGATTTCGGGGATTACGCCAGACTGTGCTATGATAGGTTCGGCGACCGCGTCAAATACTGGATTACGCTTAATGAACCATACATAGTAGCACAACTGGGATATGAGTACGGTGTTCATGCACCAGGCGTAAGCAGCAATGGCAGCAAGACATACATCGTGTCCCATAACTTAATTAAATCCCACGCCAAAGCATGGCATATCTATAATGATGATTTTCGTTCGACGCAAAATGGTCTCATTGGTATCACTTTCAACAGTGACTGGTTCGAGCCTGAAAACAGGAACAAGCAAGCCGATCTTGATGCCTCGGAGCGTATGATGCAGTTCATGCTAGGATGGTACGCCCATCCGATCTTTCTTGGCGATTACCCAGAAGTCATGAAGACCAGAATTGCCGAGCTAAGCGAACAACAAGGTCTCCCTGAATCAAGGCTTCCCGAGTTCACTACCgcagaaaaagaaaacataaagGACACCAGTGATTTCTTCGGACTTAACCACTACACTTCACGCTTAGTTAACACTGAAACAAACGACACACTTAACCCACCAGGCTGGGACAAAGACCACGGCGTCAACAGATTCACTGGAGAAAACTGGCCGAGAGCGGAGTCGGAATGGCTGTACTCAGTGCCCTGGGGGATACGACGTTTGTTGGTTTGGATTAAAGAAGAATACGGCAACCCTCCCGTGTACGTGACGGAGAACGGTTTCTCCACAGCAGACATCGACGACCTGAATGACCAAGGCAGGATTGATTACTACAAGAGTTACATCAACGAAGTCCTGAAAG CTACTATCGTTGATAAAGTGGACGTACAGGCTTACACAGCGTGGTCCCTGATGGACAACTTTGAATGGGCGGAAGGTTACACTGAGAGGTTCGGTATACACTACGTCGATTTCAACGACGATGAACGACCACGCTCCCAGAAAGAGTCCGCCAAGGAGTACGCTAGGATAGTGGCCAACAACGGTTTCGAACGTGATGTGTCAGACGACTCCACTCAGCACTTCGGATCGTCTGTCTTCATTTCCGGTGTGCTGTTGTACCACTTGTGCAAGTTTCTATTGTAA